From one Triticum urartu cultivar G1812 chromosome 3, Tu2.1, whole genome shotgun sequence genomic stretch:
- the LOC125543953 gene encoding uncharacterized protein LOC125543953 — MAAAELSLADLQKLVQDTIQQSKAVLDAGAATSERVNELQDSLNKYASSSAKAFDALAQTTTASLGHTEATLGRVLIANNSLDAAMAEMKRALDGVVRRVDQLERVPATGPVQPPPSPPLQRSGPLHMEGQSSLPAPQATDLRGPRQNRPQPHGGELSQTRPAASEYFSDDQEDPDHSTDYGHRSHHNRYKPRVPSSMGWIPNGGNNSVKSTSGCTMCSRNYGSILQQCILQAMQLVGFRLTKPCTQSTVGQPCVLQCSPNSTEKIHQRY; from the coding sequence atggcggcggcggagctctcCCTGGCGGATCTGCAGAAATTGGTGCAGGACACGATCCAGCAAAGCAAGGCGGTCTTAGATGCGGGGGCTGCAACATCGGAGCGGGTGAACGAGCTCCAGGACTCTCTCAACAAGTACGCATCCTCGTCCGCCAAAGCGTTCGATGCGCTTGCGCAGACGACCACGGCCTCGCTGGGCCATACCGAGGCCACCCTCGGCCGCGTCCTCATCGCCAACAACTCACTCGACGCAGCGATGGCAGAGATGAAGCGCGCGCTGGATGGAGTGGTACGCCGGGTGGACCAGTTGGAGAGAGTACCAGCAACGGGCCCTGTGCAGCCACCACCATCACCGCCACTGCAACGCTCCGGGCCGCTGCACATGGAAGGACAGAGCAGTCTGCCAGCGCCGCAGGCGACAGATCTGCGGGGGCCTCGTCAGAATCGTCCCCAACCACACGGCGGTGAGCTATCTCAGACCCGACCCGCTGCCAGTGAGTATTTCTCGGATGATCAGGAGGACCCAGATCACTCCACTGATTACGGGCACCGATCGCATCACAACAGATACAAACCACGTGTTCCAAGTTCGATGGGGTGGATCCCAAATGGTGGAAACAACAGTGTGAAAAGTACTTCCGGATGTACAATGTGCAGCAGGAATTATGGGTCGATTTTGCAACAATGCATTTTGCAGGCAATGCAGCTCGTTGGCTTCAGACTTACGAAGCCATGCACACAGTCGACAGTTGGGCAGCCTTGTGTGTTGCAGTGTTCGCCAAATTCAACAGAAAAAATACACCAGAGATATTGA